Proteins encoded within one genomic window of Panacibacter microcysteis:
- a CDS encoding sigma-54-dependent transcriptional regulator produces MSLKKYSILAIDDDPDVLTAVRLLLKPEAKEITTEKNPENIPALLSKLTPDLVLLDMNFKASINTGNEGIYWLKRVKELKPDVAVIMITAYGDIDLAVRSLKEGASDFVVKPWHNEKLLVTIEEALKRKGAAKNKGDFSLKGDSIIGKELLGESEPMEDIFYKIDKIAPTDANVLILGENGTGKDLIAKAIHQKSLRANKPFIKVDVGALTETLFESELFGHKKGAFTDAKEDRVGRIESANEGTLFLDEIGNISLTQQAKLLTVLQNRYITRLGSNQPVPVDIRLICATNLPLTELANESKFRKDLVYRINTVEITVPPLRRRGNDITMLAKHFLKLYAGKYMKPVAKFDDAALHKLLQYHYPGNVRELQYTIERAIIMSEGDSLTAQDLIFSPIESAPAETKDIDDLNLSSIEKNTILRVIEKHNGNITKAAKELGLTRTALYRRLSKYDI; encoded by the coding sequence ATGAGCCTGAAGAAATACAGTATACTGGCAATAGATGATGATCCGGATGTTTTAACAGCAGTAAGATTATTGTTAAAGCCCGAGGCAAAAGAAATAACTACGGAGAAGAACCCGGAGAACATTCCTGCGCTGTTGTCGAAGCTTACACCCGATCTTGTATTGCTCGACATGAACTTTAAAGCGTCTATCAACACCGGCAATGAAGGCATTTACTGGCTTAAACGCGTAAAAGAATTAAAGCCCGACGTTGCAGTAATCATGATCACTGCTTATGGAGATATAGACCTGGCAGTACGCTCGTTGAAAGAAGGTGCATCTGACTTCGTGGTAAAACCGTGGCACAACGAAAAACTGCTCGTTACCATTGAAGAAGCGCTGAAACGAAAAGGCGCCGCTAAAAACAAAGGTGATTTTTCTCTGAAAGGTGACAGCATTATCGGCAAAGAATTACTTGGTGAAAGCGAGCCAATGGAAGACATCTTTTATAAGATAGATAAAATTGCACCTACAGACGCCAATGTTTTGATACTTGGTGAAAATGGAACGGGTAAAGACCTTATAGCAAAAGCCATACACCAGAAATCTTTGCGTGCCAACAAGCCATTCATTAAAGTTGATGTTGGCGCACTTACGGAAACATTGTTTGAGAGTGAGCTTTTTGGCCATAAAAAAGGCGCATTTACCGATGCCAAAGAAGACCGCGTGGGCCGTATTGAAAGTGCCAATGAGGGCACTTTGTTTCTCGATGAAATAGGAAACATAAGCCTTACACAACAGGCAAAGCTGCTTACCGTTTTGCAAAACCGGTATATAACACGCCTTGGCAGCAACCAGCCCGTACCGGTAGACATACGCCTGATATGCGCCACCAATTTACCGCTTACAGAACTGGCCAACGAGAGCAAGTTCAGGAAAGACCTGGTGTACCGTATAAACACTGTTGAAATAACGGTACCGCCTTTGCGCAGAAGGGGTAACGACATTACCATGCTTGCCAAACACTTCCTGAAATTGTATGCGGGCAAATACATGAAGCCCGTGGCAAAATTCGATGATGCCGCCCTGCATAAACTATTGCAGTACCACTACCCCGGCAATGTGCGTGAACTGCAATACACCATTGAAAGGGCCATCATCATGAGCGAAGGTGACTCACTTACTGCACAGGACCTTATTTTTTCACCCATTGAATCGGCGCCTGCAGAAACAAAAGATATAGACGATCTCAACCTCAGCAGCATTGAGAAAAATACGATTTTGAGGGTAATAGAAAAGCACAACGGAAACATTACAAAAGCAGCAAAGGAATTAGGTCTTACCAGAACAGCATTGTACAGGAGGTTAAGCAAATACGATATTTAA
- a CDS encoding outer membrane beta-barrel protein: MKRIIITAFALCMFSATFAQTQKGNILVGADLAGLGLNFQEGNTQFNLNINPKAGWFIKDNLVIGPDLSIGLNTQKGATSLTYGVGAFGRKYFNDNATNLTRTTKWFLEANAGIYGTNLSGDNVEKTSTNGFGAGFGPGLAYFLTPNIALEGLVKYNLTVGFGSSTTNNNIGFGLGFQIYLPGSQARQLAKDPIK, translated from the coding sequence ATGAAAAGAATCATTATTACTGCGTTTGCGTTGTGCATGTTCTCTGCAACTTTTGCGCAAACACAAAAAGGTAATATTTTAGTCGGTGCGGACCTTGCGGGTCTTGGGCTTAACTTCCAGGAAGGAAATACTCAGTTTAATCTTAACATCAATCCTAAAGCTGGCTGGTTTATAAAAGATAACCTTGTTATAGGGCCGGATTTAAGTATTGGTCTTAACACACAAAAAGGTGCTACAAGCCTTACATACGGAGTTGGTGCATTCGGCCGAAAATATTTCAACGACAATGCTACAAACCTTACCAGGACTACCAAATGGTTTTTAGAAGCTAATGCAGGTATTTATGGTACAAACCTTTCAGGCGACAACGTAGAGAAAACAAGCACAAATGGTTTTGGTGCAGGTTTTGGACCTGGTCTTGCTTACTTCCTTACGCCAAACATAGCGCTGGAAGGATTGGTAAAGTACAACCTAACCGTTGGTTTTGGTAGCTCTACAACCAATAACAATATTGGTTTTGGACTGGGCTTCCAGATTTATTTACCAGGTAGCCAGGCAAGACAGCTTGCCAAAGATCCTATTAAGTAA
- a CDS encoding sensor histidine kinase: MFEQYEWRIVVRVVLMFFTISISSYLLVKGLYPYEIIVVPVIIYQVIDFFKFHKKAQDEVAQFVESVHYRDFSRYFDVKHAPLELQPLRQGFNEINTTMKVISKEKETQYQYLQKILELVDTGILSYEIETGEVVWMNESLKKLLQIPYLKTIHSLSKRDWTLYHEIMALPLGQTTIATAHQEKTGFKVLLSATAFQTEGKKYKLVAFQNVNEALDETESKAWQRLLSVMTHEIMNSIAPISSLSSTLKNILTQSKEKVAPENRSNFEDLELGINTIKTRSEGLLKFAETYRNLNKITTPNLSKVYVRDLFENMHTLMEPTLEQKNIEMDIILKDPDLMLEADTNLIEQVLINLIVNAIEAVKESAEPHILLSGYVSPNHRTIIKIADNGSGMPEELLDQIFIPFFSTKKTGSGIGLSLCKQIMMLHKGNIQVQSKEGEGTAFFLQF, from the coding sequence ATGTTTGAACAATATGAGTGGCGCATCGTAGTACGTGTAGTACTAATGTTTTTTACCATCAGTATCTCCAGCTACCTGCTGGTAAAAGGTTTATATCCTTACGAGATCATTGTAGTACCCGTGATCATTTACCAGGTTATAGACTTCTTTAAATTTCATAAAAAAGCACAGGACGAGGTGGCGCAGTTTGTGGAAAGTGTACATTACCGGGACTTCTCCCGCTACTTCGATGTAAAGCATGCCCCGCTTGAGTTACAGCCGCTGCGCCAGGGTTTTAATGAGATCAACACTACCATGAAAGTGATCAGTAAAGAAAAAGAAACGCAATACCAGTACCTGCAAAAAATTCTGGAGCTGGTAGATACAGGTATTCTCTCTTACGAGATAGAAACGGGAGAAGTAGTGTGGATGAATGAGTCGCTTAAGAAACTGTTACAGATACCTTATCTAAAAACGATTCATTCTTTGTCAAAACGCGACTGGACGCTTTACCACGAGATCATGGCACTGCCGCTTGGGCAAACAACCATTGCCACAGCACACCAGGAAAAAACAGGCTTTAAAGTGTTATTATCAGCAACAGCTTTTCAAACCGAAGGCAAAAAATACAAACTGGTAGCTTTTCAGAATGTAAATGAAGCGTTGGATGAAACTGAAAGCAAGGCCTGGCAAAGATTGCTGAGTGTAATGACACACGAGATCATGAACTCCATAGCGCCCATTTCGTCTTTATCCAGTACGCTAAAAAATATTCTTACACAGTCTAAAGAAAAAGTAGCACCGGAAAACCGTTCCAATTTCGAAGATCTTGAGCTGGGTATCAACACCATCAAAACCAGGAGTGAAGGCTTGCTGAAGTTTGCAGAAACCTACCGCAACCTCAATAAGATCACCACACCCAATTTATCAAAAGTGTATGTACGGGATTTGTTTGAGAACATGCACACGCTTATGGAGCCTACCCTGGAGCAGAAAAATATTGAGATGGACATCATTCTTAAAGATCCTGATCTCATGCTCGAAGCCGATACCAACCTTATAGAGCAGGTACTCATCAACCTGATTGTAAATGCTATTGAAGCCGTAAAAGAAAGTGCTGAACCGCATATACTTTTATCGGGTTATGTATCGCCCAACCACCGCACCATAATTAAAATTGCCGACAACGGTTCCGGCATGCCCGAAGAACTCCTCGACCAGATCTTCATTCCTTTTTTCAGTACAAAGAAAACAGGCAGCGGTATTGGTTTAAGCCTTTGTAAACAGATCATGATGTTGCACAAGGGCAATATACAGGTACAAAGCAAAGAAGGCGAAGGCACCGCATTCTTCCTGCAATTTTAA
- a CDS encoding RNA methyltransferase has translation MRKLSMDELSRKSVEQFKAADKNSIIAVLDNIRSMHNVGSVFRTADAFLLEGICLCGYTPQPPHRDIHKTALGATDTIDWMHFAETTIAVKELKERGYKVYAVEQAAQSISLENFTAPASEKLAVVFGNEVAGVNNEVIALCDGCIEIPQLGMKHSLNISVAAGIVLYKLSEPRLAFFK, from the coding sequence ATGCGCAAACTAAGCATGGATGAGCTTAGCCGTAAATCGGTCGAACAATTTAAAGCTGCAGACAAGAACAGTATTATAGCAGTGCTGGATAACATACGCAGTATGCACAATGTGGGCAGCGTGTTCAGAACTGCAGATGCTTTTTTACTGGAAGGTATTTGCTTATGTGGTTATACACCACAACCGCCACACAGGGATATACATAAAACAGCATTGGGTGCCACAGATACAATAGACTGGATGCATTTTGCTGAAACCACCATTGCGGTAAAAGAACTGAAAGAGCGGGGTTATAAAGTGTATGCAGTGGAGCAGGCAGCGCAAAGCATTTCACTTGAAAATTTTACCGCACCAGCCAGTGAAAAACTTGCGGTGGTTTTTGGCAATGAAGTAGCAGGTGTAAACAACGAAGTAATAGCCCTGTGCGATGGTTGTATAGAAATACCACAATTGGGCATGAAACACTCCCTGAATATCTCAGTTGCCGCCGGTATTGTTTTGTATAAGTTATCTGAACCAAGATTGGCATTTTTTAAATAG
- a CDS encoding UbiA-like polyprenyltransferase: MSTVKNYLSLVKFSHTIFALPFAMIGFFLGTAQLFFWQNMPVPAIDTPHFVLPAFAGVPAGEYIQKFILILLCMVTARSAAMAFNRYLDRSFDAKNPRTAIREIPKGIISPHSALRFVILNCLLFIIATFFINKICFYLSPAALFVVLFYSYTKRFTPLCHLVLGLGLSLAPIGAYLAVTGRFDVLPVLFSFAVICWVSGFDIIYALQDVEFDQSQQLYSIPAVLGKAKALRVSALLHLLSVGFVVAAGVVGDFSFLYWTGIAVFAGMLVYQHSIVKPNDLSRVNIAFITANGIASVVFGVLVIADILLLA; the protein is encoded by the coding sequence ATGAGTACAGTAAAGAATTATTTAAGCCTGGTAAAATTCAGTCATACCATTTTCGCATTGCCTTTCGCAATGATTGGTTTTTTCTTAGGAACAGCGCAGCTTTTCTTCTGGCAAAATATGCCGGTGCCAGCCATCGATACTCCGCATTTTGTTTTACCGGCTTTTGCAGGTGTTCCTGCCGGAGAATATATACAGAAGTTTATTTTAATACTGCTCTGCATGGTTACAGCACGCAGCGCTGCCATGGCCTTCAACCGTTACCTCGACAGGAGTTTCGATGCAAAGAACCCCAGAACGGCCATCAGGGAAATACCAAAAGGTATCATATCGCCCCACAGTGCACTGAGATTTGTAATACTCAATTGCCTGCTGTTTATCATAGCAACTTTCTTTATCAATAAGATTTGTTTTTACCTTTCGCCGGCAGCACTTTTTGTAGTGTTGTTTTACAGCTATACAAAACGTTTTACACCACTTTGTCACCTTGTGCTTGGTCTTGGTTTATCGCTTGCGCCAATAGGCGCATACCTTGCCGTAACAGGAAGATTTGATGTTTTGCCCGTTTTATTTTCCTTCGCAGTAATCTGCTGGGTCAGTGGCTTTGATATCATTTATGCTTTGCAGGATGTTGAGTTCGACCAATCGCAGCAATTGTATTCCATACCCGCTGTACTGGGCAAAGCAAAGGCATTGCGTGTATCAGCACTCCTGCACTTACTAAGTGTGGGTTTTGTGGTAGCAGCTGGCGTGGTTGGCGACTTTTCCTTTTTATACTGGACGGGTATTGCGGTGTTTGCCGGTATGCTAGTTTACCAGCACTCCATTGTAAAACCCAATGATCTGAGCCGTGTAAATATTGCATTTATTACGGCCAATGGTATAGCAAGCGTTGTTTTTGGTGTATTGGTTATAGCAGATATATTATTGCTGGCATAA
- the def gene encoding peptide deformylase, with product MILPIVAYGADVLRKVAIDIDQDYPQLDKFIEDMWETMYASNGVGLAAPQVNKSIRLFVIDSAQIFEHQEDDEKGKYPDEPGTKKVFINAHIVEFGGEDWGYNEGCLSIPKIREDIMRPEEVTIEYLDEKLQPHTETFTGLTARIIQHEYDHIEGKLFIDYLKPLRKKMLKGKLTDISKGKVKVDYKMVFPK from the coding sequence ATGATTTTACCCATTGTTGCTTACGGCGCAGATGTTTTAAGAAAAGTTGCCATTGATATTGACCAGGATTATCCACAACTGGATAAGTTTATTGAAGATATGTGGGAAACGATGTATGCCAGCAATGGTGTGGGGCTTGCTGCACCGCAGGTAAATAAAAGCATCCGCCTTTTTGTAATAGACAGCGCGCAGATATTTGAGCACCAGGAAGATGACGAGAAAGGAAAATATCCAGATGAGCCAGGAACCAAAAAAGTATTCATCAATGCACACATTGTGGAGTTTGGCGGTGAAGACTGGGGGTATAATGAAGGCTGTTTGAGTATTCCAAAAATAAGGGAAGACATAATGAGGCCTGAAGAAGTGACCATAGAGTACCTTGATGAAAAGCTTCAGCCACATACAGAAACTTTTACCGGTCTTACTGCGCGTATCATTCAGCATGAGTACGATCATATAGAGGGCAAACTTTTTATAGACTACCTGAAACCGCTCCGCAAAAAAATGCTCAAAGGAAAACTGACAGATATATCAAAAGGTAAAGTGAAAGTGGATTATAAAATGGTGTTTCCTAAATGA
- a CDS encoding sensor histidine kinase, whose amino-acid sequence MPTEEANYYTAVTVAAILLGIIIIYFIITMIRHQRRNMHLYKAKINAEISTLENERKRIVADLHDELGPLLSAVKLRINQLDSEREDDKKIVEFANKHLGDIIIKIKEISYNLLPNTLARNGLIHAAEEYIDKINAVHPLKIRFNYDDDPGLSKEKEVNIYRIFQEIIHNTVKHARADKLEIEMKKQDNQLLLTMIDDGVGFNYEERSKNGSGLGLLNLQSRAEVLNARLLIESAKDKGTKYFFEIPI is encoded by the coding sequence ATGCCTACCGAAGAAGCGAATTATTACACTGCGGTGACCGTTGCGGCCATATTGCTTGGGATAATAATTATTTACTTTATTATCACCATGATCAGGCATCAGCGACGGAACATGCACCTGTATAAAGCCAAAATAAATGCAGAAATATCTACGCTGGAAAATGAGCGGAAGCGTATTGTGGCTGATCTGCATGATGAACTGGGACCACTTTTATCGGCTGTAAAACTGCGCATCAACCAACTGGATTCTGAAAGGGAGGATGACAAAAAGATTGTGGAATTTGCCAACAAGCACCTCGGCGATATTATTATCAAGATCAAAGAAATTTCATACAACCTTTTACCAAACACACTGGCCCGTAACGGCTTGATTCATGCAGCAGAAGAATACATAGACAAGATCAACGCCGTGCACCCACTGAAAATACGGTTCAATTATGATGATGACCCGGGGCTTTCGAAGGAAAAGGAAGTAAACATTTACAGGATATTCCAGGAAATCATACACAATACAGTTAAACATGCAAGGGCCGATAAACTTGAAATAGAAATGAAGAAACAGGATAACCAGCTGCTGCTTACTATGATTGACGACGGTGTGGGCTTTAACTACGAGGAGCGCTCGAAAAATGGCAGTGGTCTCGGCTTACTTAACCTGCAAAGCCGTGCTGAAGTACTGAATGCGCGGCTGTTGATAGAATCTGCAAAAGACAAGGGTACAAAGTACTTTTTTGAAATTCCAATATAA
- the ruvX gene encoding Holliday junction resolvase RuvX, giving the protein MARILAIDYGAKRTGLAVTDPLKIIAGGLTAVDTKDLFTYLKQYLKEEPVELILVGEPKNWDDSDTHATPLVQAFIKRLQKEFPAVPVQTVDERYTSKMAVQAMVAMGMKKKDRQNKKNIDEIAATIMLQEYLERHT; this is encoded by the coding sequence ATGGCGAGAATTTTAGCGATTGACTATGGTGCAAAAAGAACAGGCCTGGCTGTAACAGACCCGTTGAAAATAATTGCCGGCGGTTTAACCGCAGTGGATACAAAAGACCTTTTTACTTACCTGAAGCAATACCTGAAAGAAGAACCTGTTGAACTGATACTGGTAGGAGAACCAAAAAACTGGGATGATTCTGACACACATGCCACACCGCTGGTGCAGGCGTTTATTAAAAGGCTGCAAAAAGAATTTCCTGCTGTACCCGTGCAAACCGTTGATGAACGTTATACCTCTAAAATGGCGGTACAGGCCATGGTGGCAATGGGAATGAAAAAGAAAGACAGACAGAACAAAAAGAACATTGATGAAATTGCCGCCACCATTATGTTGCAGGAATACCTTGAAAGACATACCTGA
- a CDS encoding GNAT family N-acetyltransferase, whose translation MIIWKCKPFRDLSVFELYAILRLRSDIFVVEQNCVFLDMDDKDQHCDHLCGWSGDIPVAYVRLVPPGVAYDEPSIGRVVTARAFRKSGIGRTLMEKAIEHCGKLFGHTNIRIGAQLYLKKFYESLGFVQTSDVYLEDGIEHIEMIFETMDNL comes from the coding sequence ATGATTATCTGGAAGTGTAAACCATTCAGAGACCTTTCTGTATTTGAACTGTATGCGATACTTCGTTTGCGCAGCGACATTTTTGTTGTGGAACAAAACTGTGTTTTTCTTGACATGGATGACAAAGACCAGCATTGTGACCACCTGTGCGGATGGAGTGGTGATATTCCTGTAGCTTATGTAAGGCTGGTACCACCGGGTGTTGCTTATGATGAACCGTCGATCGGCCGCGTGGTTACCGCTAGAGCATTTAGAAAAAGTGGCATTGGCAGAACGCTGATGGAAAAAGCGATTGAGCATTGCGGTAAGTTGTTTGGCCACACAAACATCAGGATTGGCGCACAACTGTACCTGAAAAAATTTTATGAATCATTGGGTTTTGTACAAACAAGCGACGTGTACCTGGAAGATGGTATAGAGCATATCGAAATGATTTTTGAAACTATGGATAATTTATAG
- a CDS encoding sulfatase-like hydrolase/transferase produces the protein MSKPTIKRKNISALCIVLFSSVAGLWSNAALGQATPHYNVLFIAVDDMNNRASVFGFPTVLTPNLQRLRKRGTVFTNAYCQFPMCNPSRTSLLSGWRPDKTGVYNNDTRPRSVMGPDVKFLPEYFKMYGYHTERVGKILHGDFENDIAWDYSDSLYIGELRYDEGSQSLTGKKDGGGSWWVTSSPDDSTANGVLVRRMLGRMRLNPPQPFFMALGLTVHNPFTPSISYWNVYGDHAAPQLLPVNRQGQKNGLSGNGSSNIVLPATPAGDRSDVPPVAFPSQVLKSTTEWQNTVHAYYAEVTGMDKQLGLIFDELERKGLWDSTVIVFWSDHGQHLGEHEGTWLKNTLFEESAKAPLIVCVPGKRPAVSKALVEMVDIYPSMAAICGLPAPAGMEGTSFLPLLDNPARPWKRAAFTQVQRYNNPPVNEYGLVTSQYRYNSWGKDGEELYDHKTDPFEYVNQVLNPAYATILSNMRKLMAGGWTRVLPPADPVAINAVTTTNDALQKTGELKVYPNPSKGEKIFVELQSEYNESVHIVVHNSAGKIVQQMTNFLHTGNNILSFSAAERAAGVYTIAIKGKQLSATSLFVLQ, from the coding sequence ATGTCCAAACCCACTATCAAACGGAAAAATATTTCCGCTTTATGTATCGTGTTGTTTAGTTCCGTTGCGGGGCTATGGAGTAATGCTGCATTGGGCCAGGCAACACCGCATTACAATGTACTGTTTATCGCTGTAGATGATATGAACAACCGTGCATCTGTATTCGGTTTTCCAACAGTGCTTACACCTAACCTGCAGCGTTTAAGAAAACGTGGTACTGTTTTTACGAATGCCTACTGCCAGTTCCCGATGTGTAATCCTTCCAGAACATCTTTGCTGAGCGGCTGGCGGCCCGATAAAACAGGCGTTTACAACAACGATACACGACCACGCTCCGTCATGGGCCCTGATGTAAAATTTTTACCTGAATATTTTAAAATGTATGGCTATCATACAGAGAGAGTCGGTAAAATCCTCCACGGCGATTTTGAAAATGATATCGCATGGGATTACTCAGACTCGCTCTACATTGGTGAGCTGAGATATGATGAAGGTTCGCAAAGTCTTACAGGCAAGAAAGATGGTGGCGGATCATGGTGGGTTACCAGTTCGCCTGACGACAGTACCGCCAATGGCGTGCTGGTAAGAAGAATGCTTGGCAGAATGAGGCTAAATCCACCTCAGCCATTCTTTATGGCACTGGGGCTTACCGTGCACAATCCCTTCACTCCATCTATCAGTTACTGGAATGTTTATGGAGACCATGCTGCGCCTCAGCTATTACCGGTAAACCGGCAAGGCCAGAAAAATGGATTGTCGGGTAATGGTTCCTCCAACATCGTTCTGCCGGCAACACCTGCAGGAGACAGGAGTGATGTGCCCCCGGTAGCTTTTCCTTCCCAGGTTTTAAAGTCAACAACGGAATGGCAAAATACGGTGCATGCATATTATGCGGAAGTGACCGGTATGGACAAGCAACTGGGCCTCATCTTCGATGAACTGGAGAGAAAAGGTCTATGGGATAGCACGGTAATCGTGTTCTGGAGCGATCATGGTCAGCACCTTGGCGAGCACGAAGGCACGTGGCTTAAGAACACGTTGTTTGAAGAGTCAGCAAAAGCACCGCTTATTGTATGTGTACCCGGTAAAAGGCCTGCGGTATCAAAAGCGTTGGTAGAGATGGTTGATATCTATCCTTCCATGGCAGCAATATGTGGTTTGCCTGCGCCCGCAGGCATGGAAGGCACCAGCTTTTTACCGTTGCTCGATAATCCTGCCAGGCCATGGAAACGTGCAGCATTTACACAGGTGCAGCGCTATAACAACCCGCCGGTAAACGAGTATGGTCTTGTAACCAGCCAATACCGGTACAACTCATGGGGCAAAGACGGGGAAGAATTATACGATCATAAAACCGATCCTTTTGAATATGTAAACCAGGTGCTGAACCCGGCATACGCTACAATATTGTCTAACATGCGAAAACTTATGGCCGGGGGCTGGACCAGGGTATTGCCTCCTGCAGATCCTGTGGCAATCAATGCCGTTACCACAACAAACGATGCGTTGCAAAAAACCGGTGAGTTAAAAGTGTATCCCAACCCTTCAAAAGGCGAAAAAATATTTGTTGAACTGCAGAGTGAATACAATGAAAGTGTGCACATTGTTGTACACAACAGTGCCGGAAAAATAGTGCAGCAGATGACCAACTTCTTACATACCGGCAACAACATATTATCTTTTAGTGCAGCAGAAAGAGCGGCAGGTGTTTATACCATAGCAATAAAAGGAAAACAACTAAGCGCTACATCTCTGTTTGTGTTGCAATAA
- a CDS encoding response regulator has product MATQNYTAEAITVVLADDHEIFRDGMKLMLSKLPGISILADASNGRELIKLVDELKPDIVVTDIKMPLMDGVEATKYITKKYPDTGVIALSMFDEISLIIEMLEAGASGYLVKDCDKTEIKEAIERVHQKEQYYCRHTGNKLMQVMARNAKKDQGKNGAPALSEKEKEIIDLICQQYTTREIGEKLFMSPRTVEGYRLKILEKLEAKNTVGIVIAAIKYGIYVPEQ; this is encoded by the coding sequence ATGGCTACACAAAACTACACCGCAGAAGCTATAACAGTTGTACTGGCAGATGATCATGAGATCTTCCGGGATGGTATGAAACTAATGCTTTCAAAACTACCCGGCATCTCCATACTTGCTGATGCATCGAATGGCAGGGAACTGATTAAGCTGGTTGATGAACTGAAACCAGACATCGTGGTAACAGACATAAAAATGCCTTTGATGGATGGCGTAGAAGCGACGAAATACATTACCAAAAAATACCCTGACACCGGCGTAATCGCGCTATCAATGTTTGATGAGATATCTCTTATTATAGAAATGCTCGAAGCCGGGGCATCCGGTTATCTTGTGAAAGACTGCGACAAAACGGAAATAAAGGAAGCCATAGAACGTGTACACCAGAAAGAGCAATATTACTGCCGGCATACCGGTAATAAGCTGATGCAGGTAATGGCAAGGAATGCTAAAAAAGACCAGGGAAAAAATGGCGCTCCTGCACTCTCAGAAAAAGAAAAAGAAATTATTGATCTTATCTGCCAGCAATATACTACCAGGGAAATTGGTGAGAAACTTTTTATGAGCCCGAGAACGGTAGAAGGGTACCGGCTGAAGATACTTGAAAAGCTGGAAGCAAAAAACACGGTAGGTATTGTGATAGCAGCAATAAAATATGGGATCTATGTGCCTGAGCAGTAA